One genomic window of Arvicola amphibius chromosome 4, mArvAmp1.2, whole genome shotgun sequence includes the following:
- the Ten1 gene encoding LOW QUALITY PROTEIN: CST complex subunit TEN1 (The sequence of the model RefSeq protein was modified relative to this genomic sequence to represent the inferred CDS: inserted 2 bases in 1 codon), which translates to MLPRPGIYFFPWEVSDGQVPDGSTLRTFGRLLCYDMTHSLVTLAAQQRSDQCQLRVCTKLVEPFEPRVGFLYMVLGELEHEEDGGSVVKARLLTCVEGMDLSLLEKAILEQRLCLQKKQQPIGVASTLPTPPPAPXLPIDSLHLKPESSSGGGDGVGGPGAETCEGSEGFLSVLTNKEHELVVCVYLVQSRLQPAGASRGSHSKQLA; encoded by the exons ATGCTGCCCAGACCTGGGATCTACTTCTTCCCCTGGGAAGTCAGTGATGGCCAAGTTCCCGACGGAAGCACGCTGCGAACTTTTGGCAG gtTGCTCTGTTATGACATGACACACTCCCTGGTGACCCTGGCAGCACAGCAAAGATCTGATCAGTGCCAGTTGCGCGTCTGCACGAAGTTGGTGGAGCCTTTTGAGCCGCGTGTGGGCTTCCTGTACATGGTTCTTGGGGAGCTGGAGCATGAGGAGG ATGGAGGTTCTGTGGTGAAGGCCCGACTGCTCACCTGTGTAGAGGGGATGGATCTGTCCTTGTTAGAAAAAGCCATCCTGGAGCAGAGGCTGTGCctgcagaagaagcagcagccaaTAGGAGTCGCCAGCACCTTGCCCACGCCTCCACCAGCTCC CCTTCCCATTGACAGCCTTCACCTGAAACCAGAAAGCAGCagcgggggtggggatggggtgggg GGCCCTGGGGCTGAGACTTGTGAAGGATCTGAAGGATTCCTCAGTGTCCTCACCAATAAAGAGCATGAacttgtagtgtgtgtgtacctggtgcaGAGCCGGCTGCAGCCAGCAGGGGCCAGCAGGGGGAGCCATAGCAAACAGCTTGCCTGA